ACAGTAAAGGTTCTTTCACATTATGTAATGAGAATTTCAATGTGCTTAAATgtcttgaaaataaatgcatttattttttgcacattataatgtatttttatttgtttcatttgaTTTTGGAGTGAAATATGACCTGTGCATTTCTTGGTGTCACCCTTTTAGTGTTGCACATCTAATGCAGAACACAGCGGCTCTCTGCAAGCATCTGcttgaagaaaagagaaaagctTCAAGTATCTGGAGCGGCTGAGAGTGAAGTGTTAAAACGGGAACGCTGTAACCGAAAGCTGAAACACAGCAGCACAAAATGCTGAAATAATGCAAAACACATGTCGCTGAGAGGGCTTCTTCAAACATGGTAACATTCCTCGGAGGGGGCCTTCGAGTCATTTTGTACGAGTCTAATGGGAACACACAAACCTCCAGACAAAACACACATGTAACAtcaacaacagaaaaataaaaagatacTGGAAGCAGACTGAAGTCAATATTGAGGCACAAATGTTTTAGGCTCGCAGAGAGGCAAAGcaagaatttaaagaaaaaaaaagcaaaaatcatGGGGTGCATGGTTTGCAAAGAAATTCCTGAATACTTTCTTCATTATTGCATAAGCATTTTTCTAACAGGTATGGGATTAAACACTTTGTGCGATTAGTTTGTGTAACATCATTAAATACTTTGGGGCATTGGTTAACCGTCTGATTTTTAGTGCTAAAGAGACAAAATCGTGTGCTAAAACACAAACCCATTTATCTACACTGTAACAATGATAATACCCAAGAGAAAATATCCACACTATGCAATCTGATGGccattttttacattaaatgaagccttaaagtgaattaaacgttcatattaaatgtattttttccccccaaagaagtggtaattaaaaacaaaacaggggAGCAAAACAAGTCTCTGATTTCCTCTAAATTTAGTGCTTGAGATAATAAAAGCTGCATTAGCGTTTACTCGAGGTGATGATAaacgttatatatatatatatatatataaactaaaaagtaggaaacaaaatacatattatatatatatatatatatatatatatatatatatatatatatatatatatatatatatatatatatatatatatatataaaaaaaaaaaaacaagactgTGGGGTttcatttcaaacaaatgccTACGTATTGACAGCGGAGCTCGTGTGTGCGATTCTGGCGAGGGCGAGTGCATGAACTAGAAGATGGAGGGTAAAACTGCAAAGACATCAAGGACAGCGAGATGTCTTGTTTACAGACAAGATGGGAACATTTCCCAGGCCACTTTCTACAGCCGACCTCCTGGCACTTTTATGCACACTTTTACGCTCCCCATCCTTCATGGACCCCTGTGTTTCTCACGTCAGAAATGATAAACACCTCGTGCATTTTCCAACTTTTGTTTTGACTCTTTCCTCAGGATCGCTGCACAGCGCTAGCTTGAATTTCATTCGGGTTGACGCGCAACCCAAGGCGGAGCTGTAACAGTCCAACAGATGAACGCTTTAACGTCCGATGCAGCCCAGAACGGTGTTACCAGACGCAACCTCCGGGGTTTTCCCCGACGAACGTGACGTCGCGTCTTTTAAATAACCGACAGTAATGGGGAAATGCTCGAGACGAACCTCTGAAATATGAAGCTACGTGTATGTCGGGGGATGTAATGTCCGTTCATCCTACAACAATAAGAGACACTTGACTAGTGGTAATCCACTGAAAAATCCACCAATTCCATTTCCAGAAGATGTTACaagaaatgttttgaaagaacTTTTGGCAAAAACGTTTGAGTGAATCACATGGTTACGTGAAACTCCTCCCCCTCTCCTCGTCCCGCAGGGCGTTCCGCTGCCTACGATGTTTTCACCAGGTCATAGACGTAAATGTGAAAGTCGTCATCAAACTTGATGAAGTAGACCGAGGGCTTGGCTTCCACCTGATGAATAACCATGCCAGTTCGTTTAGAGCCGTCCTCTTTGGCATATTCCACCTGCTTGCCCACGAGGCTGTCCACGACCTCTCCGGGCTCACGCTCCGCTGGGGGCGAGTCGTCTGCAATGCATgggaataattattaaatatagatATAAACGActcttttaaattatttaaaaaaaaataaaaaaatacttaaacatatacttaaacaattatttaaacttaatatttactaaaaaaaagtgaataatGTGATATATCTCTCTCTATTAAGGGTGGGAATCTTTAGTCACCTCATGATTCGATCCGGATTCTGGAAGTCACGATCCGTCTCTAAAAACGATTCTTGATctactttttttcttattaattaGTTTACAGACTTAAAAACCTTAAGATCCTTACATTTACATATCCTTACATAAGTAATTATAAGTAGgcctactttttaaaataactacaaGTTGAAAAAAAATTTATCAAAACAATTGTATGTTAAGAATTTGAAACTAATATAACTTCAAAACATCCAAGCAAGTAGCAAATAACAAAGAGGAGCAACGAAACATGACAAGCAATAAACAAAGAATGCTTTCAGGATTTTAGATTATCTGAATGTTTTCTTTCTCGCGTTTATTGTCGTTTGATTGTTCATAGACAGCGATCTAAGTTGCATTCACGCACGGATCTCTTCTGAAATATAATAAGTAATGCGGTTTGTCCTGACTATTTAATATCTTAAGACAAAATTGGCGGTGTTTAGGCTAACGTTACATTAATTTTGCGTCATAAAAGAGTCGCGCACAGCTGCATACGCGAGCACTCTTCACaaacatttgaaattgaaagcaGCCTTCTGTAAGTGAGTTTCATATCTTAAATATATAAGTCCACTGCATTCCAAATGACATAAATGATGCCATCGTAGAGCATTTGTAAGGAAAATACCGATGGGCGAAACCGCGCACAGCAACATCAAACAAAGCCTCCTGTGCAGTGAAGCCAGCGAATGTCGTTGCAATTCGTTTTAACCTTTACGAACTTTATGAAAGATTATTCTACGGAAGGTTTGAGTGGTGTATGTATGTAAGGAATTGGAAGCAAGCAAGAATatgggtgtatatatatatatatatatatatatatatatatatatatatatattatatacacactcaTATATACGCGTcatatatacactaccactcaaaagttttgggaacggtaagatttttaatgtttttaaaagaagtttcgtctgctcaccaaggctacatttatttaattaaaaatacagtaaaaacagtaatattgtgaaaaattattacaattttctatttgaatatattttacaaagtaatttattctcgtgaattttcagcatcattctccagtcttcagtgtcacatgatccttcagaaatcattctaatatgatgatttgttcctcaagaaatatttgttattttcaatgttgaaaacagttgtgtacttttttttcaggattccttgatgaatagaaagttcaaaagaacagcatttatctgaaatacaaagcttctgtagcattatacactaccgttcaaaagtttggggtcagtcaagaatttttatttttttgaaaagaaattaaaagaaatgaatacttttattcagcaaggatgcattaaatcaatcaaaagtgacagtaaagatatttataatgttataaaagattagatttcaaataaacactgttcttttgaactttctattcatcaaataatccagataaaaaaaaaatatattgtacacacggtgagcagaagaaacttcttttaaaaacattaaaaatcttaccgatcccaaacttttgagcggtagtatatatgtgtgtgtgtgtgtattatatatatatatatttaccaaTGTTTACCTATTAATAAGTaaccaaccccccccccccccccacaaataatcataaattgaaaatataaaaatatacttattatataaattttatattatatatatatatatatatatatatatatatatatatatatatatatatatatatatatagagaatatatatagaatatatatatatagcattatGTATGTTAGCATTTTATCCATTATAAAGCCATTATCTAAATAACTAATTTGCCTTCATCCactaaaaaaatccatattggACTATCACtagtgttaaaggattagttcacttcagaattaatttcctgataatttactctccctcatgttatccaagatgttcatgtctttctttcttcagtcgaaaagaaattaaggtttttggggaaaatattccaggatttttctccatatagtggacttcactgggttcaacgggttgaaggtccaaattgcagtttcagtgcagcttcaaagggctctacacatcACGTGTGAcatttccaacatgattacgtaatgcgtggcgcatcgcagaacagtgcaagacgagcatttgtggttaaaaagtacataaactgtttttttttttttttagaaaatgactgattgttttgcaagataagactcttattccttgagtagagccctttgaagctgcaactTGGACCTTCAACAacaactgttgaagtccactatatggaaaaaaatcctgtaatattttcctcaaaaaccttaatttcttctcgactgaagaaagaaagacatgaacgtCATGGATGACAtgcgggtgagtaaattatcaggaaattttcattctgaagtgaactattcctttttaCAGTTCATTTAGAGCAGTTACCATTTAAAGACACTGATATTTAGATCATCACAAGCACAGAAAACACTTACTAGAGTCTGGCATGATCCTCAGATCTCCATCTTTATAGTCATCGAGCAGCTGATACATGTAGAGCACCGGGTCTTTCTCGTACGTGATGTAAAACCACGTGTTCATGATGGGCGCCCGGGCCAGAACCATTCCCCTCCACTCATTCTTAGTGCCGTCCTCCGTCTCGAACATGTGCTCCACAGCTTTGCCGATCATAGTGTCGGCCAGGTGGGCATCGCTGATGCGTGTCGAGGCTGAAAGATGTGCGAGAAAACAAGATGATATGCAGGATCGGAAACATCACTGAGGGCAGTAAATCTGGGAATAATTCACTCAAAAGGCAAGGCACACGTTTATAACTGTGCATGAAAGTAAGTCATGTTATCCGATGTCAGAGATACTTGACATATTGAGTTTTAGAGAATCCAACCTATATTGTGTATTGATATACTAACTGAATTAAACACCAGAACATACTCAAATAAGAGTTTGTTTGATGGTGAACCAGCATTAAATATTAGGTGaaggatattttttatttgcttgGGTTTGAGAAGAGTATTTATTATGATCAATAAGAGTGtactatttgaaaaatattaatacaattaagcAAGGCCAGTTTATTTATGTAGCACATTTCAAACACATTTCAGCCTCATGGGTAGCGCGCCGACATATAGCACTGTTGCACTTTGAGTGACCCGAGTTCAAGTCCCGGCTCGTGGACCTTTCCTGATCTCGTCCTCCTCTCTCCCACTTTGTTTCCTGTCTGCCTACTGTCCTATCATAAAAAAAGACtgctataaatatataataggTTTGTTTTGCATGTCTCTGTGTGAATGAGCGGTGCGTTTCGTGTACTACATACTCAAGTACGCACAACACTCATATTGTTTTCAGTGTTTGCTGTCTCACTCTCTGATTACATGAACACAAACATATCCAAGGCTGCTTTGAGAGAATATTTATTGAGCATTTCATCTTTATATTTGAGaaaaaacagtcaaatacacaaacTCAAACCTCTTCAAacccttcaaaataaaagttagaCTTTTAACGTGAAGAAATTgacaaatatattataattgtaCAATAGAATGTACTtctcaaaataataatacaatttatttaaacattaagaAATATAATTTCTGTCCATGTTTTGATTTAGTAAATCTGCTGTGCAGCACTttgccaaaataaataaaagcataaaagttgttcaattttaatttgattacattttaaagcattaaatAAATTGTTCAAGTTATGCATTCAGTTCATTACCACCAGTTTTGATAgtatatttgtattaaatcataaaaaccAGAATTAAAAGTCAAACCAGAATTTCAATAAATTATCAATGATAAATATGTTGTTAACCTAATCCATAATTAGTTATTGCTTTCAAGTTTGTTATAATAAAGCATttgttcaaaaaaacaaaaacaacaactttcatttatttattggtaaTTTTaactgatgataataataataattgatcgTTTAATAGCGTATACCGTGGAACCACAATATTTTCTGAGACGGTTATCATACCATGAAAATCTCATACAGTTTCAATCCTAGATGAGACACGTTATGTACACAATTTCCCATGAAAACCATCCTGTCAGGTCTAAAACACTTAATAGGCTCACAGTGaatcaggataagacaaaacacattttgaagGAGGATTGATGATGTATTTACTTGGcctaaaacacaaaaaatatgttTCACCTAATATTTAACTCtgaaaatcataattattaaatttgtaaattttatatttattatgatCAATATGActgcaacattttaaaaatgtgaatttaataattaaatacatattCACACATTCAACCCTAAATTTTCCtttgtcatttgttgttttattatcattaatgacagactgcagcaggtttattaggctgccgtcactttaagagctaatgcacagatccaatatactgatacacaagcgtttacttaaagggttagttcacccaaaaatgaaaattctgtcatttattactcaccctcatgccgttccacacctgtaacaccttcgttaatcttcggaacacaaattaagatatttttgttgaaatccgatggctctgtgaggcctccatagggagcaatgtcacttcctttgtcaagatccataaaggtattaaaaacatattcaaatcagttcatgtgagtacagtggttcaatattaatattataaagcgatgagaatacttttggtgcggcaaaaaactaattaaagacttatttagtgatggccgatttcaaaacactgcttcaggaagattcggagcttaaatgaatcagtgtatcgaatcatgaatcggatcgtggttcaaaccgccaaactgctgaaatcacgtgactttggctctccgaactgcagattcgacacacagattcacaatgctccgaatcttcctgaaggaGTGTTTTGAAaccggccatcactaaataagtctttaattagttttttgccgcaccaaaaatattctcgtcgctttataatattaatattgaaccactgtactcacatgaactgatttaaatatgttcttagtacctttatggatcttgaaagaggaagtgacattgctccctatggaagcctcacggagccatcggatttcaactaaaatatcttaatttgtattccgaagattaacgaaggtcttacgggtgtggaacgacatgagggtgagtaataaatgacagaattttcatttttgggtgaactaacactttaaaggtgctctaagcgatcctgggtggagtaacttcctgttgacgttcgaagtgttgtcaaacaaaacagaggctatagctagaccctccctcctcctgctcctcctccccctccccctcccctccgtgcttcctgaaacatttattttatttaaaatcattcttgtcggttattggctggagcatgtttattatgtttcagACCTGCACCAGGTAGTTTTTGTTGCCATTTTttgagcttgtggcgactacagagactgcattcttttacagtgtgttcaggggacaggcagctagcagatgtttgctgtatgtgacaaaaaatttttggcctaaaaacgcgtgacatcgcttagagcacctttaagacatAACCCACTGTGACCGTTTACGTAAATACTCGCCAAAaaggcattttgacatttttgtttaGGCACGTATCCGAAGCCCATTTGCTTATCCGCGTTCGAAAACCAATTACGATTAATTGCACAGTCCTAATATGatacaataattaaataaaatgtcttttcTGCTCAACTGCATTACATACCTAGTCTGTCTGGCAGAACCTCGAGTCCTTGCACCCTCTCGTCTTTATGCAGCTCCAGGCCGTAGACGCAGTCAAAGCCGTCATATTTAATCAGGTAGAGCGAGGGGTTGACGGGCACCTGGTCTAACACTGTGCCTTTCCACTGCGATGCCGCGCCGCTGCCCTCCTTCCAGATGTGCTGGATACGACAGCCCACGATGTTCCGCCTGGGCTGAGCCACTGCTTTGGTGGGCCCTACGCTGGTTTTGTGTTTCCTGTGAGATGATGCCATAATCATCAGATATCAGCATTAACATCTGTTTAATGAAACATTTGAATTCAGATGTTGAATTCTGAATCAGTTTAAAGGTGAAGTGAGTCAtttcaacaaacaaacagacaacaacaaaaaaaacacctcaTCCATATGGCATTGGTTGGGATAGTCAAACAGATCCCATCTCAAACAAGGagaaaagtattttaacatttaaaataaatctaacTAAATGCACACTTCAGCTTTAATCTCCAATAAATTTTATGCTTCACTTATATTTAACTCTGATAATCATGATCATTACATtcataaatgttatatttattaagATCACTATGtgctaaacattaaaaaaatatattaaaatacattataacataataattaaattcaaattcacatATTCAgccataaaatataaaaaacataatgCTTCACCTAATACTCAACTCTGATAATGATGATTAttaaattgataataattattattatgatcaATGAGCtaaataaaactgaataaataattacaattcATATTCACACATTTAGCCctaaatacactttatttacctctgataataacaaatattaaattcacaaatgttatatttataatgaTCAATAGGagtttaagattttttaaataatcatataATTCATTCACATATTCagccttaaaataatatttaagtctgctaataatttaattattaaaataaatgtgtgtagtattttaaaaatatgaatataaaaacatatCATTAATAGCCAAACATTAAGCCGTAAAACAAAAAGTTAATCTTTCACCCAATATTTAACTCTGATTACAACcattaaattcataaattttatatttattatgatCAATATGAGCGTAGAATTGTATAAAATAttgatattgtaatataatatacgccctaaaacacaaacaaataacaCTTACTTATGAGAATTCTTTTTCTTCATCATATTTGCAGAGACACCAGCATGCCCTTCAATCACAGAGAGAGCAAATACAATTCATATTACGAACAGATTTCAGACGATGATCTTCAAGAGGGTCATCCAAAATCAGACATGTAATCAAAGATGCTCTAACCTGCATCAGCTCTGGATCTCTGGGCCGCGTTCTTCCCGAATGGGGTCTTCATTCATCTGTGTGTGGGGGAGCAGCCCGGCTGCCACACTAGGGTGAAAATATCCTTTTACTCTTTCGGGTGAGTGAAAGAGTATCAGGGGAAGGGAATGGGGGGGTAAACCTAAAGGGGGCAGtcaaaaaaccccaaaaaacgCTGGCATATAATATGGTTTCCGATGCCCGTCTGAGTTTCAGGAATGTTTGGCGCTCAATATTGAGTGGGCGGGACGGGTCGTGCCAGCCCACTCAGGGCCCGCGCAGATGGGTACTGATCCAGACCTCCTTTGGAAGGGCTTCAGCaacctaaaaaataaataaatagaagaACATCAGCTTTAGAAAACACTCAGGGAATGTAAACAGTCACATTGTAATTTCCAAGTAGCCGATAAATCGAAGTAAAGAACCTCCACGTTAATGAGAAAACGAGTCAAATTGCATGTGATTTTTCAAAGCACTCTGTCGAGAACAGACTTcatgaagaatgttggtaatcaaacagtttcttgtattgtatttttggtCCATATAATGGGAACCAAacagtttggttaccaacattcttcacaatatcttcttttgtgttccacagaagaaagtccgtcatacaagtttggaatgacatgaaagtgttttttttgaTGGACTTTGATGGCTTTAACATCCTTTTAAGTGAAATATATTTCAGACTAACACTCGGACGATCACTAAATACTTAAcattaggcatgtgacggtatcattTTCaagttgcgattaattgatgaagcttttatcacggtatacggtattatcacgatattaaaataagttgcaaaaccatttttgtcatagtttaacaggtttatgAACTCTTTttctaataaaacaaaaacaactctgactgaaattttcaaacagattaagaattaggctataaagaacaacagataacacgttactgtatttaatgcattaactaagattgagcaatagctacatttgatacagaaagtgttattttttgttaatgttagtttagaaacacaactgatcattgttagttttatctcaggtacattaaataagttattttgattttagtaatgttattaaatagtaactaagaaattaacattaattaataataattaatactttataagtatttttattgtcagtttagtgataatgaattaacatgttaactaatgaagctgtatgtttttaaagttttactgaacaataacaaataatcagaacatttctaatcattagggcatgttgtagtccagattaaaatataaaaatgtttaggtttgaaaataaatatccttttaagtctttaagtattcagtatttggtgctgtgatgaacaacactgagattacaaaaaaatgaatggctgtttgaagcattttaaaaacttcactagcgcagttactttgtttgcacggtttccgtggtaaccgctgcacgctgctgttccagcagcgccctctgctgtcagagagtgaacgcgcactttcattcagctcgtctccttcactggttccaccatgtgcttctcgtgcacgtcgGGATTGTTTAAATCTGAGCGCGTGttcttttgacgcagaatacagcggtgttgtgcattttatacgattgatgggtaaagtattcttaattgccttataaaaaattaataattggtaataaattattatttacggtattctgaagtgccgacaATTACAATAtcatgcatattcattatcgcgatttatcgcattactgaatatcggcacaagtctagttAACATTAAAAAGGACCTAAAAtcccccttttcacaagatgtaatataagtctctggtgtccccagaatgtgtctgaagtttcagctcaaaatcccccacagatcatttattatagcttgccAAATTTGCCCCCATTTGGGTGTgggcaaaaacacgccgtttgtgtgtgtgcccctttaaatgcaaatgagctgttgcTCCCggcccctttccagaagagggcggagctttaacagctcaacagcaacaaagctggagaatctcacacagccaaaatgaggattgtcagtaacggtgttcagccttacattgttcaaaccggagtcgacactgatggagagactcaggaagaagttacaacttttagaatgaaactggacatttctgaatggttagtggatacatttataaaCTGGGATAAACTGGTCAATTCTGAGATTTAAAGTTCTCGTTTTGGAATCGAATCGTGACTTCCCAGAATCGGAATCAGATTGTGAAGTTCCTAAAGATTTCCACCACTAAACTCAAATATGtcaacaaaatgaaaagaatTTTGAACCTGGGTTTTTCCAATGTTCAGGTTTTTGTTCTGGATATGTATGCAAATAAGTGCATATTTTAAATGGATTctagtattttaaaaaataaataaaacaatcaaCTAACTGGTTAAGTGAGGAGATatcaaatatttacatgttttaccctattcacctgggGTGTCTCGCCTTAAATTTCGGACCCATGTAAACGTTTATGCTTTGGAACTCAgcattcattaaaaaatgaatCCATTTAGCTGCTTCTGACATCCTGACATTCAAAACACCAAAAAAAGAAGAGCAGATCAGCCATGACATGAGACTTGCATTATTCAGGAAGCCAAGCAGACGCTGTTATACAACACAACAGGAGTACGCTACAAGCGCCGGGAGCTCGA
The nucleotide sequence above comes from Chanodichthys erythropterus isolate Z2021 chromosome 10, ASM2448905v1, whole genome shotgun sequence. Encoded proteins:
- the LOC137029381 gene encoding spindlin-Z encodes the protein MKTPFGKNAAQRSRADAGHAGVSANMMKKKNSHKKHKTSVGPTKAVAQPRRNIVGCRIQHIWKEGSGAASQWKGTVLDQVPVNPSLYLIKYDGFDCVYGLELHKDERVQGLEVLPDRLASTRISDAHLADTMIGKAVEHMFETEDGTKNEWRGMVLARAPIMNTWFYITYEKDPVLYMYQLLDDYKDGDLRIMPDSNDSPPAEREPGEVVDSLVGKQVEYAKEDGSKRTGMVIHQVEAKPSVYFIKFDDDFHIYVYDLVKTS